One window of the Thermodesulfomicrobium sp. WS genome contains the following:
- a CDS encoding branched-chain amino acid ABC transporter substrate-binding protein, with amino-acid sequence MKRFHILCGCLALLLCIGAGSAMAKTVRIGLMCPLTGSWASEGQDMKQIVELLAKETNKAGGIGGMQVEIITEDDGGDPRQAALAANKLVSQGIVAVIGTYGSSVTEASQGIYNEAGIVQVATGSTAIRLTEKGLPLFLRTSPRDDEQGKVAAKTILAKGAKKIAILHDNTSYAKGLADETKALLEAQGAKIVFFDALTPGERDYNAILTKMKGAGPDFVFFTGYYPEAGLLLKQKMEMGWDVPMMGGDATNNPDLVKIAGAKAAAGFLFLSPPVPADLDTPEAKAFLAAYKQAYGSQPGSVWAVLAGDAYRVLTEAIAKGGSTKGEDIAAYLKTKLKDFPGLTGPISFNAKGDRVGDLYRIYQVDETGAFKLLP; translated from the coding sequence ATGAAACGTTTTCACATCCTGTGTGGCTGCCTCGCGCTGCTTCTGTGTATCGGCGCGGGGTCGGCAATGGCCAAAACCGTCCGCATCGGCCTTATGTGCCCGCTCACCGGCTCTTGGGCCAGCGAAGGTCAGGACATGAAACAGATCGTCGAGCTCTTGGCCAAAGAGACCAACAAGGCCGGCGGCATTGGTGGCATGCAGGTGGAAATCATCACCGAAGACGACGGCGGCGATCCGCGCCAGGCCGCCTTGGCGGCCAACAAGCTCGTCAGTCAGGGCATCGTGGCCGTCATCGGCACCTACGGCTCCTCGGTGACCGAAGCCTCGCAAGGCATCTACAACGAAGCAGGCATCGTGCAGGTGGCCACCGGCTCCACCGCCATCCGCCTCACGGAAAAGGGGCTGCCGCTCTTCTTGCGCACCAGCCCCCGCGATGACGAGCAGGGCAAAGTGGCGGCCAAGACCATCCTTGCCAAGGGCGCCAAGAAGATCGCCATCCTCCACGACAACACCTCCTACGCCAAGGGTTTGGCCGACGAGACTAAGGCGCTCCTGGAAGCCCAGGGTGCCAAGATCGTCTTCTTCGACGCCCTCACCCCGGGGGAGCGGGACTACAACGCCATCCTCACCAAGATGAAAGGCGCCGGTCCGGACTTCGTGTTCTTTACCGGCTACTACCCTGAAGCCGGCTTGCTCCTCAAACAAAAGATGGAGATGGGCTGGGACGTGCCCATGATGGGCGGGGATGCCACCAACAACCCCGACCTGGTGAAGATCGCTGGTGCCAAGGCTGCGGCCGGATTCCTTTTCCTCTCTCCGCCTGTACCCGCAGACCTGGACACCCCGGAGGCCAAGGCCTTTCTTGCCGCCTACAAGCAGGCCTACGGCAGCCAGCCGGGCTCGGTGTGGGCGGTGTTGGCCGGCGACGCCTACCGCGTGCTGACGGAAGCCATCGCCAAGGGCGGCTCCACCAAGGGTGAAGACATCGCCGCCTACCTCAAGACCAAGCTCAAAGACTTCCCGGGCCTCACCGGTCCCATTTCCTTCAATGCCAAGGGCGACCGCGTGGGCGATCTCTACCGCATCTACCAAGTGGACGAGACCGGGGCCTTCAAGCTTCTGCCCTAA
- the pruA gene encoding L-glutamate gamma-semialdehyde dehydrogenase, which yields MQSNLDVRIMNRGKEFFASIAGEAPSIFNKGWWTGKVMDWAMQNEQFKVQLFRFVDVLPYLNTSESLSRHIEEYFSGEDQDIPKVLKWGAGAMGGIGGKLAAGLVAKTIRANIESMAKQFIIGENTQDAIKTLRKLRKDGFAFTVDILGEATVSEAEAEAYLKSYLELLDALRGELPKWTGLGGGGSLDWGTTPMLNVSVKPSALFSQASPKDFEGSVQGILKRLIPIYRKVRELGGWMCIDMEQYKFKDITLELFRRLRSSEEFHDYPGLAVVLQAYLKDTDRDLAELLAWAREKKLPIGIRLVKGAYWDYETVIAKQNGWEIPVWTIKAESDAAFERQARVILENHDICHFACASHNIRTIAAVMEMAAELQVPESRYEFQALYGMAEPVRKGLLHVARRVRLYAPYGDLLPGMAYLVRRLLENTANESFLRQSFAEAAEIERLLENPLITLDRERARRAARTSAPSAAPIPPFTNEPMADFTRADVRQAFQQAIASVRQELGRTYPLWIGGREVFTDDRIPSVNPANPDEVIGSVCQAGREHIDQALEAAQKAFPLWRDLSPEDRAGYLFKAADIARKDIYRLSAWQILEVGKQWDQAYADVAEAIDFLEYYGREMLRLGKPRRMGRAPGEFSQLMYQPKGIAAVIAPWNFPLAISCGMTSAAMVAGNPVLYKPASPSSVVGATLCRIYREAGIPDGVFNYVPGRSSVMGDYLVEHPAISLIAFTGSMEVGLHIIEKAARVHPGQSQVKRVIAEMGGKNAIIIDDDADLDEAVREVLYSAFGFQGQKCSACSRVIVVESIYPRFVERLVEGARALAIGPAEDPAYFMGPVVDERAQSTILKYVELARQEGRVLLCQEVPNHGYYVPLTIVEGITPEHRLAQEEIFGPVLAVMKVKNFDQALEWANSTRFALTGAVFSRSPRHLERASREFNVGNLYLNRGSTGALVERHPFGGYKMSGVGSKAGGPDYLIQFLDPRTVCENTMRRGFAPTMEDDDWI from the coding sequence ATGCAATCCAATCTCGATGTGCGCATCATGAACCGGGGCAAAGAGTTCTTTGCCAGCATCGCCGGCGAGGCGCCGTCCATCTTCAACAAGGGATGGTGGACGGGGAAGGTCATGGACTGGGCCATGCAGAACGAACAGTTCAAGGTCCAGCTGTTCCGATTTGTGGATGTACTGCCCTACCTCAACACATCCGAATCGCTGTCTCGGCACATCGAAGAGTACTTTTCCGGCGAAGACCAGGACATCCCCAAGGTCCTCAAGTGGGGCGCCGGCGCCATGGGCGGCATTGGCGGCAAGCTGGCCGCCGGTCTCGTGGCCAAGACCATCCGCGCCAATATCGAATCCATGGCCAAGCAGTTCATCATCGGTGAAAATACCCAGGACGCCATCAAGACCCTGCGCAAGCTGCGCAAAGACGGGTTTGCCTTTACGGTGGACATCCTTGGCGAGGCCACGGTGAGCGAGGCCGAGGCCGAGGCGTACCTGAAAAGCTACCTGGAGCTCCTCGACGCCCTGCGCGGCGAGCTCCCCAAATGGACGGGCCTGGGCGGCGGCGGAAGCCTCGATTGGGGCACGACGCCCATGCTCAATGTCTCGGTAAAACCCTCGGCCCTCTTTTCCCAGGCGTCTCCCAAAGACTTCGAGGGCTCGGTGCAGGGCATCCTCAAGCGGCTCATCCCCATCTACCGCAAGGTGCGCGAGCTCGGCGGCTGGATGTGCATCGACATGGAGCAGTACAAGTTCAAGGACATCACCCTGGAGCTCTTCCGCCGCCTGCGCTCCAGTGAGGAATTCCACGACTATCCCGGACTGGCCGTGGTGCTGCAGGCCTACCTCAAGGACACCGACCGCGACCTGGCCGAGCTTCTGGCCTGGGCGCGGGAGAAGAAACTCCCCATCGGCATCCGCTTGGTCAAAGGCGCCTACTGGGACTACGAAACGGTCATCGCCAAGCAGAACGGCTGGGAAATTCCCGTATGGACCATCAAGGCCGAGTCCGACGCCGCCTTCGAGCGCCAGGCCCGGGTCATCCTGGAAAACCACGACATCTGCCACTTCGCCTGCGCATCCCACAACATCCGCACCATCGCTGCAGTCATGGAAATGGCCGCCGAGCTCCAGGTGCCCGAGAGCCGCTACGAGTTCCAGGCGCTCTACGGCATGGCCGAGCCGGTGCGCAAAGGCCTGCTCCATGTGGCCCGCCGCGTGCGGCTCTACGCCCCGTACGGCGATCTCCTCCCCGGCATGGCCTACCTGGTGCGGCGGCTGCTGGAAAATACCGCCAACGAGTCCTTCCTGCGCCAATCCTTCGCTGAAGCCGCGGAGATCGAACGGCTGCTGGAAAACCCGCTCATCACCCTGGACCGGGAACGCGCCCGCCGCGCCGCCCGGACGAGCGCCCCTTCGGCGGCACCGATCCCGCCGTTCACCAACGAGCCCATGGCCGACTTCACCCGCGCCGACGTGCGTCAGGCCTTCCAGCAGGCCATCGCCAGCGTGCGCCAGGAATTGGGGCGCACCTATCCCTTGTGGATCGGCGGCCGCGAGGTGTTCACCGACGACCGCATTCCTTCCGTGAACCCTGCCAACCCGGATGAAGTCATCGGCTCCGTGTGCCAGGCAGGGCGCGAACACATCGACCAGGCCCTGGAAGCGGCGCAAAAGGCCTTCCCCCTGTGGCGGGATCTCTCGCCCGAAGACCGCGCCGGCTATCTCTTCAAGGCCGCGGACATCGCCCGCAAGGACATCTACCGACTGTCGGCCTGGCAGATCCTGGAAGTGGGCAAACAATGGGATCAGGCCTACGCCGACGTGGCCGAAGCCATCGACTTTTTGGAATACTACGGCCGCGAGATGCTGCGCCTGGGCAAACCGCGGCGCATGGGCCGGGCCCCGGGGGAGTTCAGCCAGCTCATGTACCAGCCCAAAGGCATCGCCGCAGTCATCGCCCCGTGGAACTTCCCCCTGGCCATTAGCTGCGGCATGACCTCCGCCGCCATGGTGGCGGGCAACCCTGTGCTCTACAAGCCGGCCAGCCCTTCCTCGGTGGTGGGCGCCACCTTGTGCCGCATCTACCGCGAGGCCGGCATCCCCGACGGGGTGTTCAACTACGTGCCCGGCCGCAGCTCGGTCATGGGCGACTACCTGGTGGAGCATCCGGCCATCTCCCTCATCGCCTTCACCGGCTCCATGGAGGTGGGGCTGCACATCATCGAAAAGGCCGCCCGCGTGCATCCAGGCCAAAGCCAGGTGAAACGGGTCATCGCCGAAATGGGCGGCAAAAACGCCATCATCATCGATGACGACGCCGACCTGGACGAGGCGGTGCGCGAAGTGCTCTATTCGGCCTTCGGCTTCCAGGGGCAGAAATGCTCCGCCTGCTCCCGGGTCATCGTGGTGGAGTCCATCTACCCCCGCTTCGTGGAACGCCTGGTGGAAGGCGCCCGGGCACTGGCCATCGGCCCGGCGGAGGACCCCGCCTACTTCATGGGCCCGGTGGTGGATGAACGCGCCCAGAGCACCATCCTCAAGTACGTGGAACTGGCCCGCCAGGAAGGCCGCGTGCTCTTGTGCCAGGAAGTCCCCAATCACGGCTATTACGTGCCGCTGACCATCGTGGAAGGCATCACCCCGGAACATCGCCTGGCCCAGGAAGAGATCTTCGGCCCGGTACTCGCCGTCATGAAGGTGAAGAACTTCGACCAAGCCCTGGAGTGGGCCAACAGCACCCGCTTTGCCCTGACCGGTGCGGTGTTCTCCCGCAGTCCCCGGCATTTGGAGCGCGCCAGCCGGGAGTTCAACGTAGGCAACCTCTACCTCAACCGCGGCTCCACCGGCGCCCTGGTGGAACGCCACCCCTTTGGCGGCTACAAGATGTCCGGCGTGGGCTCCAAGGCCGGCGGGCCCGACTACCTCATCCAATTCCTCGACCCGCGCACCGTCTGCGAAAACACCATGCGCCGCGGCTTTGCCCCGACCATGGAAGACGACGACTGGATCTGA
- a CDS encoding Lrp/AsnC family transcriptional regulator translates to MLDEIDIQILNLLQENAKITNAELARRIGMAPSGTLERVRKLESRGIITGASVRLDPRRLGLTLSTFVLIKTNEPVGSSAIGHALAAIPEVLEVHWTAGEYNYLIKVRVRDTEDQVALMKKLGEIPGVQDSRTTLVLETIKETQSLCLDHIPVKGGRKNSKNGG, encoded by the coding sequence ATGCTCGACGAAATCGACATCCAGATACTGAACCTTCTTCAAGAAAACGCCAAAATTACCAATGCCGAGCTGGCGCGGCGCATCGGCATGGCCCCCTCCGGGACCTTGGAGCGGGTACGCAAGCTGGAGTCCCGCGGCATCATCACCGGTGCCAGTGTCCGCCTCGACCCCCGTCGTCTTGGGCTCACCTTGAGCACCTTCGTGCTCATCAAGACCAACGAGCCTGTAGGGTCTTCGGCCATCGGACACGCCCTGGCCGCCATCCCCGAGGTGCTCGAAGTCCATTGGACCGCCGGCGAATACAACTACCTCATCAAGGTCCGGGTGCGGGACACCGAAGATCAGGTGGCGCTCATGAAAAAACTCGGGGAAATCCCCGGTGTCCAGGACAGCCGCACGACATTGGTCCTCGAAACGATCAAAGAAACCCAATCCCTTTGCCTGGATCACATCCCGGTGAAGGGCGGCCGGAAAAATTCCAAAAACGGAGGCTAG
- the rpe gene encoding ribulose-phosphate 3-epimerase, whose protein sequence is MTPILSPSLLSADFGRLAEELAALEAAGLSWVHWDIMDGQFVPNITFGPPVVAKLRARSRLFFDVHLMIEHPDRYITAFADAGADLLCVHAEACVHLERTIQAIHDAGMQAGLALNPATPLTVLDYILENLDLVLIMSVNPGFGGQHFLPLTLPKIAHTAARIRDTGKPIHLQVDGGVTVDNAAALVRLGATVLVSGSAFFGHPPYDQRLAAFRAAMGDTAN, encoded by the coding sequence ATGACCCCCATCCTGTCTCCCTCGCTTTTGTCCGCAGACTTCGGCCGCCTGGCCGAGGAGCTGGCCGCCCTGGAGGCAGCCGGACTTTCCTGGGTGCATTGGGACATCATGGACGGCCAGTTCGTGCCCAACATCACCTTCGGCCCACCGGTGGTCGCCAAACTGCGTGCCCGAAGCCGCCTGTTCTTCGACGTCCACCTCATGATCGAACACCCGGACCGCTATATCACTGCCTTTGCCGACGCCGGGGCCGATCTGCTGTGCGTGCACGCCGAGGCCTGCGTGCACCTGGAGCGCACCATCCAGGCCATCCACGACGCGGGCATGCAGGCGGGACTCGCCCTCAACCCCGCGACCCCGCTGACGGTCCTGGACTACATCCTCGAAAACCTGGACCTGGTGCTCATCATGAGCGTCAATCCCGGCTTTGGCGGGCAGCATTTTCTGCCCCTCACCCTCCCCAAGATCGCCCACACCGCCGCGCGCATCCGCGACACCGGCAAACCCATCCACCTGCAGGTGGACGGCGGCGTCACGGTGGACAACGCCGCAGCGCTCGTGCGCCTCGGGGCCACGGTGCTCGTGTCCGGTTCCGCCTTCTTCGGCCACCCGCCCTACGACCAGCGCTTGGCCGCCTTTCGTGCGGCCATGGGTGACACCGCCAACTAG
- the ahbA gene encoding siroheme decarboxylase subunit alpha, whose translation MDAIDRQLLDIIQTDFPLEPRPYAVLGERLGLTEAETLARVRALTARGVIRRIGANFQSRKLGWHSTLCAACVPEDRLDAFVAEVNRHPGVTHNYLRAHRYNVWFTLIGPSPEDVAATLAGITQATGIPILNLPASKMYKIQVDFKMGDDA comes from the coding sequence ATGGACGCCATCGACCGCCAACTCCTCGACATCATCCAAACGGACTTTCCTTTGGAACCGCGGCCGTACGCCGTGCTCGGCGAGCGCCTCGGCCTTACCGAGGCCGAGACCTTGGCCCGGGTGCGGGCGCTCACGGCCCGCGGGGTCATCCGCCGCATCGGCGCCAACTTCCAGTCCCGCAAGCTCGGCTGGCACTCCACCTTGTGCGCGGCGTGCGTGCCGGAAGACCGGCTCGACGCCTTCGTCGCCGAGGTCAACCGCCACCCAGGGGTCACCCACAACTACCTGCGCGCCCACCGCTACAACGTGTGGTTCACCCTCATCGGCCCGTCGCCGGAGGACGTGGCCGCCACCTTGGCGGGCATCACCCAGGCCACCGGCATCCCCATCCTCAACCTGCCGGCCTCCAAGATGTACAAAATCCAGGTGGACTTCAAAATGGGAGACGACGCATGA
- the ahbD gene encoding heme b synthase translates to MTHPHAAAHASSTEAPACRLIAWEVTRSCNLACKHCRAEAHLEPYPNELSTAEAVALIDTFPQVGSPIVIFTGGDPMLRPDVYDLVAHAAALGLRPVMSPNGTLITAETAQRMKAAGVQRCSISIDGPDAASHDAFRGVPGAFAGALRGIEHLRQAGIPFQINTTVTRSNMERFPRIFELCEKLGAAAWHIFLLVPTGRAASMEEEIISATEYEQVLHWFYDFRKTTSMSLKATCAPHYYRILRQRAKEEGIPVTPENFGLDAHTRGCLGGIGFCFISHTGIVQPCGYLELACGDVRTTPFPEIWRNSAIFRAFRDQSQYQGKCGVCEYHKVCGGCRARAHTMRGNHMAEEPLCSYTPARLQRQSS, encoded by the coding sequence ATGACCCATCCGCATGCCGCTGCCCATGCTTCCAGCACAGAGGCCCCTGCCTGCCGGCTCATCGCCTGGGAGGTGACCCGCTCCTGCAATCTGGCCTGCAAGCATTGCCGGGCCGAGGCCCATCTGGAGCCGTATCCCAACGAGCTCTCCACAGCAGAGGCCGTGGCCCTCATCGACACCTTCCCCCAAGTGGGAAGCCCCATCGTCATCTTCACCGGCGGCGACCCCATGCTGCGCCCCGATGTCTACGATCTCGTGGCCCATGCCGCGGCCTTGGGCCTGCGGCCGGTCATGTCGCCCAACGGGACCCTCATCACCGCCGAAACCGCCCAGCGCATGAAGGCCGCCGGCGTGCAGCGCTGCTCCATCTCCATCGACGGCCCGGACGCAGCCTCCCACGACGCCTTCCGCGGCGTGCCCGGCGCCTTTGCCGGCGCCCTGCGCGGCATCGAACATCTGCGGCAGGCGGGGATCCCCTTCCAGATCAACACCACGGTCACCCGCTCCAACATGGAGCGCTTTCCGCGCATCTTCGAACTCTGCGAAAAGCTCGGGGCCGCGGCCTGGCATATCTTCCTGCTCGTGCCCACCGGCCGGGCCGCCTCCATGGAGGAAGAGATCATCAGCGCCACGGAATACGAACAGGTGCTCCATTGGTTCTACGACTTCCGCAAGACCACGAGCATGAGCCTCAAGGCCACCTGCGCCCCCCATTACTACCGGATCCTGCGCCAGCGCGCCAAAGAGGAGGGCATCCCGGTGACGCCGGAAAACTTTGGCCTGGACGCCCATACCCGCGGCTGCCTGGGCGGTATTGGCTTCTGCTTCATCTCCCACACGGGCATCGTCCAGCCCTGCGGCTATCTGGAACTTGCCTGCGGGGATGTGCGCACCACGCCGTTTCCGGAGATTTGGCGCAACAGCGCCATCTTCCGCGCCTTCCGGGACCAGTCCCAATACCAAGGCAAGTGCGGGGTATGTGAATACCACAAGGTCTGCGGCGGCTGCCGGGCCCGCGCCCATACCATGCGCGGCAACCACATGGCCGAAGAGCCACTGTGCTCGTACACCCCGGCCCGACTGCAACGCCAATCCTCCTAG
- the hemB gene encoding porphobilinogen synthase, whose product MTFFRGRRLRRTAALRDLVRETRLTRLDLIQPYFVVESNPEAETPIASMPGQYQLGLNRLIAHMEPAVSAGLAAVILFGIPQAKDERASGAYAPDGIVQEATRRIKERWPELIVVADTCLCEYTSHGHCGIVLPNGEVANDPTLELLARTAVSQAKAGADIIAPSDMMDGRVAAIRTALDQEGFAHIPVLSYAVKYASAFYGPFREAAESAPKFGDRKTYQMDPANGREALREALADEAEGADMLMVKPALPYLDVLRTLREVTDLPLAAYQVSGEYSQIKAAGKLGWMDETAVALESLTAIKRAGADLILTYFAADLIQQGLIP is encoded by the coding sequence ATGACCTTCTTCCGAGGCCGCCGTCTGCGCCGTACTGCCGCCTTACGAGATTTGGTGCGGGAAACGCGGCTGACGCGCCTGGATCTCATCCAACCCTACTTCGTGGTCGAGTCCAACCCCGAGGCCGAAACACCCATCGCCTCCATGCCCGGCCAGTACCAATTGGGCCTGAATCGGCTCATCGCCCACATGGAGCCGGCGGTATCCGCCGGCCTGGCTGCGGTCATCCTCTTTGGCATCCCCCAGGCCAAGGACGAGCGGGCCTCAGGGGCCTACGCGCCGGACGGCATCGTCCAAGAGGCCACCCGCCGCATCAAGGAGCGCTGGCCCGAGCTCATCGTCGTGGCCGACACCTGCCTGTGCGAGTACACTTCCCACGGCCATTGCGGCATCGTGCTCCCCAACGGCGAGGTGGCCAACGACCCCACCTTGGAGCTTCTGGCACGCACCGCCGTCAGCCAAGCCAAGGCCGGTGCGGACATCATCGCGCCCTCGGACATGATGGACGGTCGGGTGGCGGCCATCCGGACGGCCTTGGACCAGGAAGGCTTCGCCCACATTCCCGTGCTCTCCTACGCCGTAAAATACGCCTCGGCCTTCTACGGCCCCTTCCGGGAAGCGGCGGAAAGCGCCCCCAAGTTCGGCGACCGCAAGACCTACCAGATGGACCCGGCCAACGGCCGCGAGGCCCTGCGCGAGGCCCTGGCCGACGAGGCCGAAGGCGCAGACATGCTCATGGTGAAACCCGCCCTGCCGTATCTGGACGTGCTGCGCACCCTGCGGGAGGTCACGGACCTGCCGCTGGCCGCCTATCAGGTGAGCGGGGAATACAGCCAGATCAAGGCCGCCGGAAAACTCGGCTGGATGGACGAGACCGCCGTGGCCCTGGAAAGTCTCACCGCCATCAAACGCGCCGGCGCGGACCTCATCCTCACCTACTTCGCGGCGGACCTCATCCAGCAAGGACTCATCCCATGA
- the ahbC gene encoding 12,18-didecarboxysiroheme deacetylase — protein MIGISKLYCGTVEPSDALRYGRHSGSLPSHLLQFSKDKKPVVVWNMTQRCNLKCVHCYAHAVDPKGHQDPIDTEQAKAMIEDLAAYGAPVLLFSGGEPLVREDLVELAKYATARGMRAVISTNGTLITKSKARELKDVGLSYVGISLDGAETIHDRFRGVTGSYRQALKGVENCQAEGLKVGLRFTINKRNAGEIPHLFDLIEQMEIPRICFYHLVYAGRGSELMNEDLDHAETRAVVDLIMDRTRDLHERGKPKEVLTVDNHADGPYVYFRLLRENPQRAAEVLELLKMNEGNSSGRGIACISWDGSVHADQFLRHITFGNVLKRPFSAIWDDPSIELLQKLKDKRPHVTGRCARCRFLNICGGNFRARAEAATGDFWAPDPACYLTDDEITGEPL, from the coding sequence ATGATCGGTATCTCCAAACTCTATTGCGGCACGGTGGAGCCTTCGGACGCCTTGCGCTATGGCCGCCATTCCGGGTCGCTCCCCTCGCATCTGCTCCAATTTTCCAAGGATAAAAAGCCGGTTGTAGTCTGGAACATGACCCAGCGCTGCAACCTCAAATGCGTGCATTGCTACGCCCACGCCGTCGATCCCAAAGGCCATCAAGACCCCATCGATACCGAACAGGCCAAGGCCATGATCGAAGACCTGGCCGCCTACGGCGCGCCAGTGCTGCTTTTTTCCGGCGGCGAGCCCTTGGTGCGCGAGGACCTGGTGGAACTCGCCAAGTACGCCACTGCCCGCGGCATGCGCGCGGTAATCTCCACCAACGGCACCCTCATCACCAAGTCCAAGGCCCGCGAGCTCAAAGACGTGGGGCTCTCCTACGTGGGCATCTCCCTGGACGGCGCCGAGACCATCCACGACCGCTTCCGCGGCGTCACCGGATCGTACCGCCAGGCCCTCAAAGGCGTGGAAAACTGCCAGGCCGAAGGCCTCAAGGTGGGGCTGCGCTTTACCATCAACAAACGCAATGCCGGCGAAATTCCACACCTCTTCGACCTCATCGAGCAGATGGAGATCCCGCGCATCTGCTTCTACCATCTGGTGTATGCCGGCCGCGGCTCCGAGCTCATGAACGAAGACTTGGACCACGCCGAAACCCGCGCCGTGGTGGACCTCATCATGGACCGCACCCGCGATCTGCATGAGCGCGGCAAGCCTAAAGAAGTGCTCACCGTGGACAACCACGCCGACGGCCCCTACGTCTATTTCCGACTGCTGCGGGAAAACCCCCAGCGGGCGGCCGAAGTGCTGGAGTTGCTCAAAATGAATGAGGGCAACTCCTCGGGCCGGGGCATTGCCTGCATCTCCTGGGACGGCTCGGTGCACGCGGACCAGTTTTTGCGCCACATCACCTTTGGCAATGTCCTTAAGCGGCCCTTCTCCGCCATCTGGGACGACCCGTCCATCGAGCTCCTCCAGAAGCTCAAGGACAAACGCCCCCATGTGACGGGCCGCTGCGCCCGCTGCCGGTTCCTCAATATCTGCGGCGGTAACTTCCGCGCCCGGGCCGAGGCCGCCACCGGCGATTTCTGGGCACCGGACCCGGCCTGCTACCTCACGGACGACGAAATCACCGGCGAGCCGCTCTAG
- a CDS encoding response regulator, which yields MIVIVTAIDAYAQEDRRFLVAMGQAEIVRFSSGAAAVDFAAHNEVALALVDSEVGDMPLAACIAALRTSRPGEMRPVVAISARREEDFVLELISAGCCGLVVRPFDPQALERHVAQGLRMSAKGAALQATVNQAQGLMAEGRFEDAIDVLSLTVGEDEDMAEVLFFKGCKFLMEKRWSDAIAAFNQALEQNQTFIKAYEGLAAAYKGKGDMERYQHYLQKAAEEYAKINKFNKVKEIFVEILRHDVNAPNPYNTLGIRLRQNKQYKEALQAYMRALELSPQDENIYYNMAKAYLCDRNIEKALECLRQCLSIAADHAEAIKLLNRLTGEKSSDDSAPSPIRLSLGG from the coding sequence ATGATCGTTATCGTGACCGCCATCGATGCATACGCCCAGGAAGACCGACGTTTTCTCGTGGCCATGGGGCAGGCCGAGATCGTGCGGTTCTCCTCCGGTGCGGCGGCAGTGGATTTTGCCGCCCACAACGAGGTCGCCCTGGCCCTGGTGGACTCGGAAGTGGGAGACATGCCGCTTGCGGCCTGCATCGCGGCCCTGCGTACCAGCCGGCCTGGAGAGATGCGGCCCGTGGTGGCCATCTCCGCCCGCCGGGAAGAAGACTTTGTGTTGGAGCTCATCTCGGCCGGATGCTGCGGGTTGGTGGTGCGGCCCTTTGATCCCCAGGCGTTGGAGCGGCATGTGGCGCAGGGCTTGCGCATGTCCGCCAAAGGCGCTGCCCTGCAGGCCACAGTGAATCAGGCTCAGGGGCTCATGGCCGAAGGCCGGTTTGAAGACGCCATTGACGTGCTTTCCCTCACCGTGGGGGAGGACGAAGACATGGCGGAGGTCCTGTTCTTCAAGGGCTGCAAATTTCTCATGGAAAAACGCTGGTCCGACGCCATTGCCGCCTTCAATCAGGCCCTGGAGCAGAACCAGACCTTCATCAAAGCGTATGAAGGTCTGGCTGCGGCCTACAAAGGCAAGGGCGATATGGAGCGCTACCAGCATTACTTGCAAAAGGCGGCGGAAGAATACGCGAAAATCAACAAGTTCAATAAGGTGAAAGAGATTTTCGTGGAGATCCTCCGCCATGACGTCAATGCCCCCAATCCCTACAATACCCTGGGCATTCGCCTGCGCCAGAACAAACAGTACAAAGAGGCGCTGCAGGCGTATATGCGGGCATTGGAGTTGAGCCCCCAGGACGAAAACATCTATTACAACATGGCAAAGGCATACTTGTGTGATCGAAATATCGAAAAGGCATTGGAATGCCTGCGGCAATGTCTCTCCATTGCTGCGGATCACGCCGAGGCCATCAAGCTCTTGAATCGCCTCACAGGAGAAAAATCGTCGGATGATTCCGCGCCTTCTCCCATTCGTCTGTCCTTGGGAGGTTGA